In the genome of Streptomyces sp. NBC_00190, one region contains:
- a CDS encoding glycerate kinase: MTDGAVTEAARVLIAADKFKGSLTAVQVAERVTAGLRRAVPGVEIETLPVADGGDGTVAAAVAAGFERREVRVTGPLGDQVTAAFALRGGTAVVEMAEASGLQLLPTGTFAPLTATTYGSGELLKAALDAGARSIVFGVGGSATTDGGAGMLAALGAVFLDANGEPVGPGGGALAELASADLSGVDPRFADVEFVLASDVDNPLTGPKGAPAVYGPQKGASPQDVAALDAALDHFAVVLEKSIGAKAAECAVLPGAGGAGGIGYGALLLGATFRPGIELMLEVLGFAPALERATLVITGEGSLDEQTLHGKAPAGVAAAARAAGKPVVAVCGRLLLSQEALEAAGIRKAYPLTDLEPDPAKSIPNAGPLLEQVAANIAADVL; this comes from the coding sequence GTGACGGACGGAGCAGTAACTGAGGCCGCGCGCGTGCTCATCGCCGCGGACAAATTCAAGGGCTCGCTCACGGCCGTTCAGGTCGCGGAGCGGGTGACGGCGGGCCTTCGCAGGGCCGTACCGGGCGTGGAGATCGAGACCCTCCCGGTCGCGGACGGCGGCGACGGCACGGTCGCGGCCGCGGTGGCGGCCGGTTTCGAACGCCGCGAGGTACGGGTCACCGGACCCCTCGGCGACCAGGTCACGGCGGCGTTCGCGCTGCGCGGGGGCACCGCCGTGGTCGAGATGGCGGAGGCCTCCGGGCTGCAGCTGCTGCCGACGGGCACCTTCGCGCCGCTGACGGCCACCACGTACGGCTCCGGCGAGCTGCTGAAGGCCGCGCTGGACGCGGGCGCGCGCTCGATCGTCTTCGGCGTGGGCGGCAGCGCCACCACCGACGGCGGCGCGGGCATGCTGGCGGCGCTGGGCGCGGTGTTCCTGGACGCGAACGGCGAACCGGTCGGTCCGGGCGGCGGCGCGCTGGCCGAGCTGGCCTCGGCCGACCTGTCCGGCGTCGACCCGCGCTTCGCGGACGTGGAGTTCGTGCTGGCGAGCGACGTGGACAACCCGCTGACGGGCCCGAAGGGCGCGCCGGCCGTCTACGGCCCGCAGAAGGGCGCGTCGCCGCAGGACGTGGCGGCGCTCGACGCGGCGCTGGACCACTTCGCGGTGGTGCTGGAGAAGTCGATCGGCGCGAAGGCAGCCGAGTGCGCGGTGCTCCCGGGTGCGGGCGGCGCCGGCGGCATCGGCTACGGGGCGCTGCTGCTCGGTGCGACGTTCCGGCCCGGCATCGAGCTGATGCTGGAGGTACTGGGCTTCGCGCCGGCCCTGGAGCGGGCCACGTTGGTCATCACCGGTGAGGGCTCGCTGGACGAGCAGACCCTGCACGGCAAGGCTCCGGCGGGTGTCGCGGCGGCGGCCCGGGCGGCAGGCAAGCCGGTCGTGGCGGTCTGCGGGCGGCTGCTGCTGAGCCAGGAGGCCCTGGAGGCGGCCGGTATCCGCAAGGCGTACCCGCTCACGGACCTGGAGCCCGACCCGGCCAAGTCCATCCCGAACGCGGGACCCCTGCTGGAGCAGGTCGCGGCCAACATCGCCGCCGACGTTCTCTGA
- a CDS encoding GNAT family N-acetyltransferase: protein MDDTSGLPASRSLITERLVLRPLDADGARRLIDGAPGPDDHWGPGYPDAGDRAGAERYLRVLAAHGDPLPFGAYEIRRRDDGTAIGGAGFHGPADARGRVTVGYGLIPSARGRGYATEALRALLDHAHEHGATAVEGDTDLANTASQRVMEAVGMRLLREDGRLRYYAAESS, encoded by the coding sequence ATGGACGACACCTCGGGCCTTCCGGCCTCCCGGAGCCTGATCACCGAGCGGCTCGTGCTGCGGCCGCTGGACGCGGACGGGGCACGGCGGCTGATCGACGGCGCGCCGGGCCCGGACGACCACTGGGGTCCGGGCTACCCGGACGCCGGGGACCGGGCGGGCGCGGAGCGGTACCTGCGCGTGCTGGCCGCGCACGGCGACCCGCTGCCGTTCGGGGCGTACGAGATACGGCGCCGGGACGACGGCACCGCGATCGGCGGCGCCGGTTTCCACGGCCCGGCCGACGCCCGGGGCCGGGTGACCGTCGGCTACGGGCTGATCCCCTCCGCCAGGGGCCGGGGCTACGCCACCGAGGCCTTGCGCGCGCTGCTCGACCACGCCCACGAGCACGGTGCGACCGCCGTCGAGGGCGACACGGACCTGGCGAACACGGCCTCGCAGCGGGTCATGGAGGCCGTCGGGATGCGGCTGCTGCGGGAGGACGGCCGCCTGCGGTACTACGCGGCCGAGAGCAGCTGA
- a CDS encoding GlxA family transcriptional regulator, with product MHRVAILVQPGIRSFDLAVITEVWGPDRSRVGVPAFELRRCALEPGPIALPGGLTLAPDRGLDWLASADLVVVPALASPDDPTPEPALAALREAHARGIPVAALCAGAFVLAEAGLLEGRRAVTHWSLAPRLAARHPGVLVEDAPLYVEDGGLWTSAGVASGIDLCLHLVREAHGAEAAAAVARSMVTGPFRTGDHAQYLDRPTPAADRTAETLAAVRERALRHLHEPLDVATLARWAGMSPRSFARHFASATGTTPHRWLLSHRLDEARKLLERTDHPVPEVARRAGFASEVTFRQHFTSYVGLSPRAYRVAAAAAQPPPNHLDSVRKGS from the coding sequence GTGCACCGCGTCGCGATCCTCGTCCAGCCCGGCATCCGCAGCTTCGACCTCGCCGTGATCACCGAGGTCTGGGGCCCCGACCGCAGCCGCGTCGGGGTGCCGGCGTTCGAGCTGCGCCGGTGCGCCCTGGAACCCGGACCGATCGCCCTGCCCGGCGGGCTGACCCTGGCCCCCGACCGCGGGCTCGACTGGCTGGCCTCGGCCGACCTGGTCGTCGTACCCGCGCTGGCCTCGCCGGACGATCCGACGCCCGAGCCGGCCCTCGCCGCCCTCCGGGAGGCGCACGCGCGGGGCATCCCGGTGGCCGCGCTGTGCGCCGGGGCGTTCGTCCTCGCGGAGGCCGGGCTGCTGGAAGGCCGCCGGGCGGTGACCCACTGGTCGCTGGCTCCCCGGCTCGCCGCCCGCCATCCGGGGGTGCTGGTCGAGGACGCCCCGCTCTACGTGGAGGACGGCGGGCTGTGGACCTCCGCCGGGGTGGCCTCCGGCATCGACCTGTGCCTGCACCTCGTCCGCGAGGCGCACGGCGCCGAGGCCGCCGCCGCCGTCGCCCGCTCGATGGTGACGGGCCCCTTCCGTACCGGGGACCACGCCCAGTACCTGGACCGGCCCACGCCGGCGGCCGACCGGACCGCCGAAACCCTGGCGGCCGTACGGGAACGCGCCCTGCGCCATCTGCACGAACCGCTCGACGTGGCCACCCTGGCCCGCTGGGCGGGCATGTCCCCGCGCTCCTTCGCCCGGCACTTCGCCTCGGCCACCGGCACCACTCCCCACCGGTGGCTGCTGAGCCACCGCCTGGACGAGGCCCGCAAGCTGCTGGAACGCACCGACCATCCGGTCCCGGAGGTGGCCCGCCGCGCCGGTTTCGCCAGCGAGGTCACCTTCCGCCAGCACTTCACTTCGTACGTCGGCCTCAGCCCCCGCGCGTACCGGGTTGCCGCCGCCGCCGCGCAGCCGCCCCCAAACCACCTGGACAGTGTTAGAAAGGGCTCATGA
- a CDS encoding cysteine hydrolase family protein produces MTKNAIEIAPDSALLVIDVQQGFDDASFWGPRNNPAAEDNIAALMDAWQAAGRPVVQVRHASLRPGSVLAADRPGYAFKEFVEQRRYESLLITKHVNSAFYGTPDLAAWLTARGIGQLVVAGIQTNMCVETTARMAGNLGYDVLVPLDATHTFDLAGPAGLSLTADELATATAVNLQGGGFARVVTTAQLLSAA; encoded by the coding sequence ATGACGAAGAACGCGATCGAGATCGCCCCCGACAGTGCCCTGCTGGTCATCGACGTGCAGCAGGGGTTCGACGACGCGTCCTTCTGGGGGCCGCGCAACAACCCGGCCGCCGAGGACAACATCGCCGCTCTGATGGACGCCTGGCAGGCCGCCGGGCGGCCGGTGGTGCAGGTGCGGCACGCCTCGCTCCGCCCCGGCTCCGTACTCGCCGCCGACCGGCCGGGCTACGCCTTCAAGGAGTTCGTGGAGCAGCGCCGGTACGAGTCCCTGCTGATCACCAAGCACGTCAACTCGGCCTTCTACGGCACCCCCGACCTGGCCGCCTGGCTCACCGCCCGGGGCATCGGCCAGCTGGTGGTGGCCGGGATCCAGACCAACATGTGCGTCGAGACCACGGCCCGGATGGCCGGGAACCTGGGCTACGACGTCCTCGTCCCGCTCGACGCCACCCACACCTTCGACCTCGCCGGCCCGGCGGGCCTGAGCCTGACCGCCGACGAACTCGCCACCGCCACCGCGGTCAACCTCCAGGGCGGCGGCTTCGCCCGCGTGGTGACCACGGCTCAGCTGCTCTCGGCCGCGTAG